One genomic segment of Streptomyces sp. NBC_00239 includes these proteins:
- a CDS encoding polyamine aminopropyltransferase translates to MIDRSSRYGGEAASGRGTRGAPGTPGAGAPATPVASADPEPGSPAAAAPGPGAPGRRPEPRTDRSLPVRPDTARLLVLATVFVCAACGLVYELELLALASYLIGDSVTQASVVLSVMVFAMGVGSLLAKRLRERAAAGFGAVEAVLALVGGLSATALYASFAWLGESRPALVAFSLAIGILIGAEIPLLMTLIQRVRRQDAGGAVADLFAADYVGALVGGLAFPFLLLPVLGQLTGAMLTGTVNAAVGGALVLWLFRRDLSRRARWLLLTANLAVLAVLGCATVLADDFEEVARQAVYGDEVRVAVQTDVQELVLTGPDRGSPRSLDLYLDGRLRVSGYDEHRYHEALVHPAMYGPHGRVLVLGGGDGLAAREVLRYPDVRSVTVIELDPGVVRLARTDPILAALNGHVYADPRVRVVTADAFRWLRGTGGRTPYDVIVSDLPDPGITPSTKLYSQEFYGLAVRALRPGGRIAVHAGPLSTRPRTYWTVEATLRAAGLAAVPYSAGGRLSGFAAGPDRSTGTAGSPQDWGFLLAAPGRAPQLRVGQEAAWLRSLSTEALRAAARDAERLRIRGLPPSTLPHPRYT, encoded by the coding sequence ATGATCGACCGTTCCTCTCGCTACGGCGGGGAAGCCGCGAGCGGTCGCGGCACCCGCGGCGCGCCCGGCACCCCCGGCGCGGGCGCCCCCGCCACGCCGGTCGCGTCCGCCGACCCCGAGCCCGGCAGCCCCGCCGCCGCGGCGCCCGGCCCCGGCGCGCCCGGCCGGCGGCCGGAGCCGCGGACCGACCGGTCGCTGCCCGTACGGCCCGACACCGCCCGGCTGCTCGTGCTGGCCACGGTGTTCGTCTGCGCGGCCTGCGGACTCGTGTACGAGCTGGAACTCCTCGCCCTGGCCTCCTACCTGATCGGCGACTCCGTCACCCAGGCCTCCGTCGTGCTGTCCGTGATGGTCTTCGCGATGGGCGTCGGCTCGCTGCTCGCCAAGCGGCTGCGCGAGCGCGCCGCCGCCGGCTTCGGCGCCGTCGAGGCGGTGCTCGCCCTGGTCGGCGGCCTCTCCGCGACCGCCCTCTACGCCAGCTTCGCCTGGCTCGGCGAGTCCCGGCCCGCCCTCGTCGCCTTCTCCCTCGCCATCGGCATCCTCATCGGCGCCGAGATCCCGCTGCTGATGACCCTCATCCAGCGGGTCCGGCGGCAGGACGCGGGCGGCGCCGTCGCCGACCTGTTCGCCGCCGACTACGTGGGCGCCCTGGTCGGCGGGCTCGCCTTCCCCTTCCTGCTGCTCCCGGTGCTGGGCCAGCTGACCGGCGCGATGCTCACCGGCACCGTCAACGCGGCCGTCGGCGGCGCGCTCGTGCTGTGGCTGTTCCGCCGCGACCTCAGCCGCCGTGCCCGCTGGCTGCTGCTGACCGCCAACCTCGCCGTGCTGGCCGTACTCGGCTGCGCGACCGTCCTAGCCGACGACTTCGAGGAGGTGGCCCGCCAGGCGGTGTACGGCGACGAGGTGCGGGTCGCCGTCCAGACCGACGTACAGGAACTGGTCCTCACCGGCCCCGACCGCGGCTCGCCGCGCTCCCTCGACCTCTACCTCGACGGCCGGCTGCGGGTCAGCGGCTACGACGAGCACCGCTACCACGAGGCCCTCGTCCACCCCGCGATGTACGGGCCGCACGGCCGGGTGCTGGTCCTCGGCGGCGGCGACGGACTCGCCGCCCGGGAAGTGCTGCGCTACCCGGACGTCCGCTCCGTCACCGTCATCGAACTCGACCCCGGGGTGGTCCGGCTGGCCCGCACCGACCCGATACTGGCCGCGCTCAACGGGCACGTGTACGCCGACCCCCGGGTGCGGGTGGTCACCGCGGACGCCTTCCGCTGGCTGCGCGGAACCGGCGGCCGGACCCCGTACGACGTGATCGTCTCCGACCTCCCCGACCCCGGCATCACCCCCAGCACCAAGCTGTACTCCCAGGAGTTCTACGGGCTCGCCGTCCGCGCGCTGCGGCCCGGCGGCCGGATCGCCGTGCACGCCGGCCCGCTCTCCACCCGGCCCCGCACCTACTGGACGGTCGAGGCCACCCTGCGCGCCGCGGGCCTGGCCGCCGTCCCGTACAGCGCCGGCGGGCGGCTGTCCGGCTTCGCGGCCGGCCCCGACCGGTCCACCGGCACGGCCGGATCGCCGCAGGACTGGGGCTTCCTGCTCGCGGCGCCCGGCCGCGCGCCGCAGCTGCGGGTCGGCCAGGAGGCGGCCTGGCTGCGCTCGCTGTCCACCGAGGCGCTGCGCGCGGCCGCCCGGGACGCCGAGCGCCTGCGGATCCGCGGGCTGCCGCCGTCCACGCTGCCGCATCCGCGCTACACGTGA
- a CDS encoding aldose epimerase family protein, translated as MSTQLTAGGAEVVVDQENGCRISSLRIDGVELLRQGPKYGAFPMVPWCGRTRDGEFRNGGALHRLPLNAPPHAIHGFGRDAAWRPARVEKAEAAFTYDLADPWPYPGRVTQTVVLTEDALTLGMGIETYADSFPAQAGWHPWFLRNLGGQDVRLDFDAEWQEERGDDHLPTGRRIDPKPGPWDDCFGMPYGVDVTLTWPEQLELKVASRAEWVVVYDEQAEAVCVEPQSGPPNGLNTLPRLVTPIDPLEVATTWTWRRL; from the coding sequence ATGAGTACCCAACTGACGGCGGGCGGCGCCGAAGTGGTCGTGGACCAGGAGAACGGCTGCCGGATCAGCAGCCTGCGCATCGACGGGGTGGAACTGCTGCGGCAGGGCCCGAAGTACGGCGCGTTCCCGATGGTGCCGTGGTGCGGCCGGACCCGGGACGGCGAGTTCCGCAACGGCGGCGCCCTGCACCGGCTGCCCCTCAACGCCCCGCCGCACGCCATCCACGGTTTCGGCCGGGACGCCGCCTGGCGGCCGGCGCGGGTCGAGAAGGCGGAGGCGGCCTTCACCTACGACCTGGCGGACCCCTGGCCCTACCCCGGGCGGGTCACCCAGACCGTCGTGCTCACCGAGGACGCGCTCACCCTCGGCATGGGCATCGAGACGTACGCGGACTCGTTCCCGGCCCAGGCCGGCTGGCACCCGTGGTTCCTGCGCAACCTCGGAGGGCAGGACGTACGGCTCGACTTCGACGCCGAGTGGCAGGAGGAGCGCGGCGACGACCACCTCCCGACCGGCCGGCGCATCGACCCGAAGCCCGGCCCGTGGGACGACTGCTTCGGCATGCCGTACGGCGTGGACGTCACCCTGACCTGGCCGGAGCAGCTGGAGCTGAAGGTCGCCAGCCGCGCCGAATGGGTGGTCGTCTACGACGAACAGGCCGAAGCCGTCTGCGTGGAGCCCCAGTCCGGGCCGCCCAACGGCCTCAACACCCTGCCGCGGCTGGTCACCCCGATCGACCCGCTGGAGGTCGCGACCACCTGGACCTGGCGGAGGCTGTGA
- a CDS encoding cytochrome P450, whose translation MTATHAPAGTVPPGPDTPVDMELMRADPLAFVTGMHRTYGDITSHVSDGERVFMLHRPDLVRHVLKDNTGNYTKAGTPDDAMLRPLLGNGLLTSNGADWARQRKQCAPAFRRTEVATFDGIITEETEALLERWRDAMAEGTALPVEHHLTSLTLAILTRAVLGVDMGAAGEGFGRAVDAANRFMGHYVPNPDPDPADTALRRKGYVQARMFLQLIARTVIASRRAAGGGQSPAHGSASLLDAMIGELDDEELRDQVLTLVMAGHETTAKALTWTLYLLDRHPQEAEKVRAEIDAVLGDRTPTAADLPDLVHCRRAIEEAMRLYPPVWLISRRAKGPDTIDGYDIPAGALVCVSQWVLHRHPDHWDRPDAYVPGRFEDADLPSHLYLPFGGGERICIGQHLALVEATLVLAVLMRATRLELEPGFPVEPEALVTLRPKHGMRMTARPR comes from the coding sequence GTGACAGCGACCCACGCACCGGCGGGCACCGTCCCACCAGGGCCCGACACCCCCGTGGACATGGAGCTGATGCGCGCCGACCCGCTGGCCTTCGTGACCGGAATGCATCGTACGTACGGCGACATCACCAGTCATGTCAGCGACGGCGAGCGGGTGTTCATGCTGCACCGGCCCGACCTGGTGCGGCACGTGCTGAAGGACAACACCGGCAACTACACCAAGGCCGGCACCCCCGACGACGCCATGCTGCGCCCGCTGCTGGGCAACGGGCTGCTCACCAGCAACGGCGCCGACTGGGCCCGCCAGCGCAAGCAGTGCGCCCCCGCCTTCCGCCGCACCGAGGTCGCCACCTTCGACGGCATCATCACCGAGGAGACCGAGGCGCTGCTGGAGCGCTGGCGGGACGCCATGGCCGAAGGCACCGCCCTGCCCGTGGAGCACCACCTGACCTCGCTGACGCTGGCGATCCTCACCCGTGCCGTGCTGGGCGTGGACATGGGCGCGGCCGGCGAGGGCTTCGGCCGCGCCGTCGACGCCGCCAACCGCTTCATGGGGCACTACGTACCGAACCCCGACCCCGATCCCGCGGACACCGCGCTGCGCCGCAAGGGATACGTACAGGCGCGCATGTTCCTCCAGCTGATCGCCCGGACCGTCATCGCCTCGCGGCGGGCGGCCGGCGGCGGGCAGTCCCCCGCGCACGGGTCCGCGTCCCTGCTCGACGCGATGATCGGCGAACTGGACGACGAGGAGCTGCGCGACCAGGTGCTCACCCTGGTCATGGCGGGCCACGAGACCACCGCCAAGGCCCTGACGTGGACGCTGTACCTCCTCGACCGGCACCCGCAGGAGGCCGAGAAGGTCCGGGCGGAGATCGACGCCGTCCTCGGGGACCGCACGCCCACCGCCGCCGACCTGCCCGACCTGGTGCACTGCCGGCGCGCGATCGAGGAGGCGATGCGGCTCTACCCGCCGGTGTGGCTGATCTCCCGCCGCGCCAAGGGCCCCGACACGATCGACGGCTACGACATCCCCGCCGGCGCGCTGGTGTGCGTCAGCCAGTGGGTGCTGCACCGCCACCCCGACCACTGGGACCGGCCCGACGCGTACGTACCCGGCCGCTTCGAGGACGCCGACCTGCCCAGCCACCTCTACCTGCCCTTCGGCGGGGGCGAGCGCATCTGCATCGGCCAACACCTGGCCCTGGTCGAGGCCACGCTGGTGCTCGCCGTCCTGATGCGCGCGACCCGCCTCGAACTGGAGCCCGGCTTCCCGGTGGAGCCGGAGGCCCTGGTGACCCTGCGACCCAAGCACGGCATGCGGATGACTGCGAGGCCCCGATGA
- a CDS encoding methyltransferase domain-containing protein, with protein sequence MTTSTPTSPAAGPVGGSYDPAATTAGGLAGELARLEAQAELSFGAELRILREAGLDAQAGPFVEIGAGSGAVTRRLRAALPGLTHTAVDIDGDLLAHADGCGAELLVADGAALPLPDDSAGFVLLRYVLQHLADPQAVLAEALRILRPGGRIAVTEVDAACWGLAEPAYPELAAIHGKLSQAQASAGGDRTVGRRLTRLLRGAGYEDVALRPFASTNDDHPVEAFAPHLGPGRLQPLVAAGVVSLAEFALAADRWNRFRTDPDAYVMLLGFTATGTAPH encoded by the coding sequence ATGACCACGTCCACCCCGACCTCCCCCGCCGCCGGCCCGGTCGGCGGCTCGTACGACCCCGCCGCGACCACGGCGGGTGGGCTCGCCGGCGAGCTGGCCCGCCTGGAGGCCCAGGCGGAGCTGTCCTTCGGCGCCGAACTGCGCATCCTGCGCGAGGCGGGCCTGGACGCGCAGGCCGGTCCGTTCGTCGAGATCGGCGCCGGCTCCGGCGCGGTCACCCGCAGGCTGCGCGCCGCCCTGCCCGGGCTCACCCACACCGCCGTCGACATCGACGGCGACCTGCTGGCCCACGCCGACGGCTGCGGTGCCGAACTCCTCGTCGCCGACGGCGCGGCCCTGCCGCTCCCGGACGACTCGGCGGGCTTCGTCCTGCTGCGCTACGTACTCCAGCACCTGGCCGACCCGCAGGCCGTGCTCGCCGAGGCGCTGCGCATCCTGCGGCCCGGCGGCCGGATCGCCGTGACCGAGGTCGACGCGGCCTGCTGGGGCCTGGCCGAGCCGGCGTACCCCGAACTGGCCGCGATCCACGGGAAGCTCTCGCAGGCCCAGGCCTCCGCGGGCGGCGACCGCACCGTCGGGCGGCGCCTGACCCGGCTGCTGCGCGGCGCGGGTTATGAGGACGTGGCCCTGCGCCCGTTCGCCAGCACCAACGACGACCACCCGGTCGAGGCCTTCGCCCCACACCTGGGCCCCGGCCGCCTCCAGCCGCTCGTGGCCGCCGGTGTGGTGAGCCTCGCCGAGTTCGCGCTGGCCGCCGACCGGTGGAACCGCTTCCGCACCGACCCGGACGCGTACGTGATGCTGCTCGGCTTCACCGCCACGGGCACCGCCCCCCATTGA
- a CDS encoding SRPBCC domain-containing protein, translating into MEHQVFVPVPAANLRAVLRDPARVSRCVPGLQRDADAESGPLAGRLKLRVGGSTVTYRGALHLAERDPDTFELTGEGTEARGTGTVKLSLTVSLRPVAGGTQLELVGTGRADGRAAAFDPDAVGTAARRVLDRAVSHLSALAAADLQEPGAATDPLPGAESPDADGPGTEGLGAVAAGTDSAGTDGPGPDADALLGPADLDTADLGPADPGPADLGPDGVDAADLDAADLDAAGADRPGGDDVSGTGPDAAEGASVFDAEVPPPSLDPFLDDEFTEAVRPPAEAAHARRTMIGRSAEEVDHAPPRGRYAPVPGPDAGASGGQLRWLAPAAALALASAVVAARALRRRR; encoded by the coding sequence ATGGAGCATCAGGTGTTCGTTCCGGTACCGGCAGCCAACCTCCGTGCAGTGCTTCGCGACCCCGCGCGCGTGTCCCGGTGCGTCCCCGGGCTCCAGCGGGACGCGGACGCCGAGTCCGGCCCGCTGGCCGGCCGGCTCAAGCTCCGCGTCGGCGGCAGCACCGTCACCTACCGCGGCGCGCTGCACCTCGCGGAGCGCGACCCCGACACCTTCGAGCTGACCGGCGAGGGCACCGAGGCCCGCGGCACCGGCACGGTCAAGCTGTCGCTGACCGTGTCCCTGCGCCCCGTGGCGGGCGGCACCCAACTGGAACTCGTCGGCACCGGCCGCGCCGACGGCCGCGCGGCCGCCTTCGACCCCGACGCCGTGGGCACCGCCGCGCGCCGCGTGCTGGACCGGGCGGTGAGCCACCTGTCCGCCCTGGCCGCCGCCGACCTCCAGGAACCGGGTGCGGCCACGGACCCGCTCCCGGGGGCGGAGAGCCCCGATGCGGACGGGCCCGGGACGGAAGGCCTCGGGGCGGTCGCCGCCGGTACGGACTCCGCCGGTACGGACGGCCCCGGCCCGGACGCGGACGCCCTGCTCGGCCCGGCGGACCTCGATACCGCTGATCTCGGCCCTGCGGACCCGGGCCCCGCCGATCTCGGCCCGGACGGGGTCGACGCGGCCGACCTCGACGCGGCCGACCTGGACGCGGCCGGTGCGGACCGGCCCGGCGGGGACGACGTGTCCGGGACCGGTCCGGATGCCGCCGAAGGGGCCTCCGTGTTCGACGCCGAGGTGCCGCCGCCCTCGCTGGACCCGTTCCTCGACGACGAGTTCACCGAAGCCGTCCGGCCGCCCGCCGAGGCCGCGCACGCCCGCCGCACGATGATCGGCCGCAGTGCCGAGGAGGTCGACCACGCCCCGCCGCGCGGCCGGTACGCGCCGGTCCCCGGACCCGACGCGGGCGCGTCGGGCGGCCAGTTGCGCTGGCTCGCCCCGGCGGCCGCCCTCGCGCTGGCGTCCGCAGTGGTCGCGGCCCGCGCGCTGCGCCGACGCCGCTAG
- the fbaA gene encoding class II fructose-bisphosphate aldolase, whose amino-acid sequence MPIATPEVYNEMLDRAKAGKFAYPAINVTSTQTLHAALRGFAEAESDGIIQISTGGAEFLGGQHNKDMVTGAVALAEFAHIVAAKYDITVALHTDHCPKDKLDGYVRPLLEVSAERVAKGLNPLFQSHMWDGSAETLADNLAIGQELLAKAAAAKIILEVEITPTGGEEDGVTHEINDELYTTVEDAIRTAEALGLGEKGRYLLAASFGNVHGVYKPGNVVLRPELLKDLQAGVGEKYGKSSPFDFVFHGGSGSTAEEIATALENGVVKMNLDTDTQYAFTRPVADHMFRNYDGVLKVDGEVGKKSTYDPRTWGKLAEAGMAKRVTEACANLRSTGTKLK is encoded by the coding sequence ATGCCCATCGCAACCCCCGAGGTCTACAACGAGATGCTCGACCGGGCGAAGGCAGGCAAGTTCGCCTACCCGGCCATCAACGTGACCTCGACCCAGACCTTGCACGCTGCCCTGCGCGGCTTCGCGGAGGCCGAGAGCGACGGCATCATCCAGATCTCGACCGGTGGTGCCGAATTCCTGGGCGGCCAGCACAACAAGGACATGGTGACCGGCGCGGTCGCCCTGGCCGAGTTCGCGCACATCGTCGCCGCCAAGTACGACATCACGGTCGCGCTGCACACCGACCACTGCCCCAAGGACAAGCTGGACGGCTACGTCCGCCCGCTCCTGGAGGTCTCCGCCGAGCGCGTGGCCAAGGGCCTCAACCCGCTGTTCCAGTCGCACATGTGGGACGGCTCCGCCGAGACCCTCGCCGACAACCTGGCCATCGGCCAGGAGCTGCTCGCGAAGGCCGCCGCCGCCAAGATCATCCTTGAGGTCGAGATCACCCCGACCGGCGGTGAAGAGGACGGCGTCACCCACGAGATCAACGACGAGCTGTACACCACCGTCGAGGACGCGATCCGCACCGCCGAGGCCCTGGGCCTGGGCGAGAAGGGCCGCTACCTGCTCGCCGCCTCCTTCGGCAACGTGCACGGCGTCTACAAGCCGGGCAACGTCGTCCTGCGCCCCGAGCTGCTCAAGGACCTCCAGGCCGGTGTCGGCGAGAAGTACGGCAAGTCCTCGCCGTTCGACTTCGTCTTCCACGGCGGTTCGGGCTCCACGGCCGAGGAGATCGCCACCGCCCTGGAGAACGGCGTCGTGAAGATGAACCTCGACACCGACACCCAGTACGCCTTCACCCGCCCGGTCGCGGACCACATGTTCCGCAACTACGACGGTGTCCTGAAGGTCGACGGCGAGGTCGGCAAGAAGTCCACCTACGACCCGCGCACCTGGGGCAAGCTCGCCGAGGCGGGCATGGCCAAGCGCGTCACCGAGGCGTGCGCGAACCTGCGCTCCACCGGCACCAAGCTGAAGTAA
- a CDS encoding ABC transporter ATP-binding protein, whose translation MPTALTEHPVSVRGLSKRYGDVQAVRDISLDIVRGEVFALLGPNGAGKTTTVDILTGVQWRTGGDVRVLGHDPAEDPREWRARIGVVPQTTGTYSDLTVKEVVTHFAAMYPAPLPVGEVLEMVGLGSLHSRQATALSGGQQRRLDVAVGVVGDPELIFLDEPTTGLDPVARREAWELVRWFADRGRTTVLTTHYLDEAEELAQRAGVVVGGRLVACGPLASLGGRDQTPATVSFGRGEALADVPLPPLPPDTEVAPSGPCTVSLRTSAPSHVLGLLLPWAHAAGAPELADLRVHRPTLEDIYLSLIDRESRENAA comes from the coding sequence ATGCCCACTGCGCTGACGGAGCATCCCGTTTCCGTACGCGGACTTTCCAAGCGATACGGTGACGTCCAAGCGGTTCGCGACATCAGCCTCGACATTGTTCGCGGTGAAGTGTTCGCACTGCTCGGGCCCAATGGCGCAGGAAAGACCACGACCGTCGACATTCTGACGGGAGTGCAGTGGCGTACCGGTGGAGACGTGCGGGTCCTCGGCCATGATCCGGCCGAGGATCCGCGGGAATGGCGAGCGAGAATAGGCGTGGTGCCCCAGACGACGGGCACCTACTCCGATCTGACCGTAAAAGAAGTCGTCACGCATTTCGCCGCCATGTATCCGGCCCCGCTGCCGGTCGGCGAAGTGCTGGAGATGGTGGGGCTCGGCTCCCTGCACTCGCGTCAGGCCACCGCACTGTCCGGCGGCCAGCAGCGCCGTCTGGACGTAGCGGTCGGGGTCGTCGGCGACCCCGAACTGATCTTCCTGGACGAGCCGACCACCGGACTGGACCCGGTGGCCCGCCGCGAGGCCTGGGAGCTGGTCCGCTGGTTCGCCGACCGCGGCCGTACGACCGTCCTGACCACGCACTACCTCGATGAGGCGGAGGAACTGGCGCAGCGGGCGGGCGTCGTCGTCGGCGGCAGGCTCGTCGCGTGCGGGCCGCTGGCTTCCCTCGGCGGCCGCGACCAGACCCCCGCCACCGTGAGCTTCGGCCGCGGCGAGGCACTGGCCGACGTCCCCCTGCCCCCGCTGCCGCCCGACACCGAGGTGGCGCCGTCCGGTCCGTGCACCGTGTCGCTGCGCACTTCCGCGCCCTCGCACGTGCTGGGCCTGCTCCTGCCGTGGGCGCACGCGGCGGGCGCGCCCGAACTCGCGGACCTTCGCGTGCACCGTCCCACCCTCGAGGACATCTACCTGAGCCTGATCGACAGGGAGAGCAGGGAGAACGCCGCATGA
- the pyrE gene encoding orotate phosphoribosyltransferase, with the protein MSDMRGELLQQIKDKAVVHGKVILSSGMEADWYIDLRRITLDGVAAPLVGQVMLDLTAELDFDCVGGLTLGADPVATSMLHAAAARGSRLDAFVVRKAQKAHGMQRRIEGADVKGRRCLVVEDTSTTGGSPLTAVEAVREAGGEVVAVATIVDRGAADAIAAAGLPYLTGYRLPELGLS; encoded by the coding sequence ATGAGTGACATGCGTGGTGAGCTGCTGCAGCAGATCAAGGACAAGGCCGTCGTGCACGGCAAGGTGATCCTCTCCTCCGGCATGGAGGCCGACTGGTACATCGACCTCCGCCGGATCACCCTGGACGGCGTCGCCGCCCCCCTCGTCGGTCAGGTCATGCTCGACCTCACCGCCGAGCTGGACTTCGACTGCGTCGGCGGTCTGACCCTCGGTGCAGACCCGGTGGCCACCTCGATGCTGCACGCGGCCGCCGCCCGCGGCTCCCGCCTGGACGCCTTCGTCGTCCGCAAGGCGCAGAAGGCGCACGGCATGCAGCGCCGCATCGAGGGCGCCGACGTCAAGGGCCGCCGCTGCCTGGTCGTCGAGGACACCTCGACCACCGGCGGTTCGCCGCTGACCGCCGTCGAGGCGGTCCGTGAGGCGGGCGGCGAGGTCGTGGCCGTCGCGACGATCGTCGACCGGGGCGCCGCGGACGCCATCGCGGCGGCCGGTCTGCCGTACCTCACGGGCTACCGGCTGCCCGAGCTCGGCCTGTCCTGA
- a CDS encoding DUF3151 domain-containing protein, protein MSIHENLLGGPAPTHLPDDPEPRELLAAGTDPAEVAAKYPSSSLAWARLADDAFEAGRAVESYAYARTGYHRGLDALRRAGWKGHGPVPWEHEPNRGFLRALHALSRAAQAIGEQAEYERCSTFLRDSSATAADTLG, encoded by the coding sequence ATGTCCATTCACGAGAACCTCCTCGGGGGTCCCGCCCCGACCCACCTGCCCGACGACCCGGAGCCCCGCGAGCTGCTCGCCGCCGGCACCGACCCGGCCGAGGTCGCCGCGAAGTACCCGTCCTCCTCGCTCGCCTGGGCCCGCCTCGCGGACGACGCCTTCGAGGCCGGCCGCGCCGTCGAGTCGTACGCGTACGCCCGCACCGGCTACCACCGCGGCCTGGACGCGCTGCGCCGGGCCGGTTGGAAGGGCCACGGCCCGGTGCCGTGGGAGCACGAGCCGAACCGCGGCTTCCTGCGCGCGCTGCACGCCCTGTCCCGGGCCGCCCAGGCCATCGGCGAGCAGGCCGAGTACGAGCGCTGCTCGACCTTCCTGCGGGACTCCTCCGCCACGGCGGCCGACACCCTCGGCTGA
- a CDS encoding DUF2617 family protein, translated as MLTTLKTTYTDTRAADLAWALGREPLPALAVLHLELAEARVELRLLGASHQVLLEEGDVLCSETVACIPGSSTPLPLGVAKRVGDWEYEFAARVETLSQGQFAGRAQELLALVADHPNGLAGTFPGSPYAFTAMLAQRIDGQVRWRTWHAYPQEGQLVATRTRVGVRMTAAA; from the coding sequence ATGCTCACGACCCTCAAGACCACCTACACCGACACGCGTGCCGCCGACCTTGCCTGGGCCCTGGGTCGCGAGCCGCTGCCCGCGCTGGCGGTCCTCCATCTGGAACTGGCGGAGGCCAGGGTGGAGTTGCGCCTGCTGGGCGCTTCCCACCAGGTGCTGCTGGAGGAGGGTGACGTGCTCTGCTCGGAGACGGTCGCCTGCATCCCCGGCAGCAGCACCCCGCTCCCGCTCGGGGTGGCCAAGCGGGTGGGCGACTGGGAGTACGAGTTCGCCGCGCGCGTGGAAACCCTCTCGCAGGGCCAGTTCGCGGGGCGCGCACAGGAGCTGCTCGCACTGGTGGCCGATCACCCGAACGGCCTTGCGGGCACGTTTCCGGGCAGTCCCTATGCCTTCACCGCGATGCTCGCGCAGCGGATCGACGGCCAGGTGCGCTGGCGGACCTGGCACGCGTACCCGCAGGAAGGCCAGCTCGTGGCGACGCGCACCCGGGTCGGGGTGCGCATGACCGCGGCGGCCTGA
- a CDS encoding cation:proton antiporter domain-containing protein has protein sequence MFPLDTIGHFFLGAAAVLALSRAAGALAVRVGQPRVMGEVIAGIALGPSLLGALAPEAAAWLFPKDVLPMFSGLAQIGLAVFMFFTGQELCSMRVRGTARQGLLVSQASLFVPFVGGALAALPLADRYTPAGLPESVFVLFVGCAISITAFPVLARMLEDLDLSRTRPGRLSLFAAAVGDGGSWLALSAILALSQGSDHRDAAVRALIVVVVVAVYLGPVRRAAAGWFARKGETADLATLRVVLATAIAASAALTAALGVHQLIGAFLVGLVWPAGNPFAVAAAEPLATTSKTVLLPFFFLGFGLGVDLSSLDLSSGGGLVLLGLLAVAVIGKIGGAGLVARYAGLPWRESFTLGVLLNTRGLTELVVLQIGHEAGIIDGPLLAILTVVALVTTLMTGPLLKLTGRPAPAPDIRAQEDAAADH, from the coding sequence ATGTTTCCTCTCGACACCATCGGCCACTTCTTCCTCGGCGCGGCCGCCGTCCTCGCCCTGTCGCGGGCCGCGGGCGCGCTCGCCGTCCGGGTGGGCCAGCCGCGCGTGATGGGCGAGGTGATCGCGGGCATCGCCCTCGGCCCCTCGCTCCTGGGCGCACTCGCCCCGGAGGCGGCGGCGTGGCTGTTCCCGAAGGACGTGCTGCCCATGTTCTCCGGGCTCGCGCAGATCGGCCTGGCGGTGTTCATGTTCTTCACCGGGCAGGAGCTCTGCTCGATGCGGGTGCGCGGCACCGCCCGACAGGGCCTGCTGGTCAGCCAGGCCTCCCTGTTCGTGCCGTTCGTCGGCGGCGCCCTGGCCGCGCTGCCGCTCGCGGACCGCTACACGCCCGCGGGGCTGCCGGAGTCCGTCTTCGTCCTGTTCGTCGGATGCGCGATCAGCATCACGGCGTTCCCGGTGCTGGCCCGCATGCTGGAGGACCTGGACCTCTCCCGCACCCGACCCGGCCGGCTGAGCCTGTTCGCCGCGGCCGTCGGTGACGGCGGCAGCTGGCTGGCGCTGTCGGCGATCCTCGCGCTGTCCCAGGGCTCGGACCACCGGGACGCGGCGGTACGCGCGCTCATCGTGGTGGTCGTCGTCGCCGTCTACCTGGGGCCGGTGCGCCGGGCGGCGGCCGGGTGGTTCGCGCGCAAGGGCGAGACCGCCGACCTCGCCACCCTCCGGGTCGTGCTCGCCACCGCGATCGCCGCCTCCGCGGCGCTGACCGCCGCATTAGGCGTGCACCAGCTCATCGGCGCGTTCCTGGTGGGCCTGGTGTGGCCGGCCGGCAACCCGTTCGCCGTCGCCGCCGCCGAGCCGCTGGCCACCACGTCCAAGACCGTGCTGCTGCCCTTCTTCTTCCTGGGCTTCGGGCTCGGAGTGGACCTGTCGAGCCTGGACCTCTCCTCGGGCGGCGGGCTGGTCCTGCTGGGCCTGCTGGCCGTGGCCGTCATCGGGAAGATCGGCGGCGCGGGGCTGGTCGCGAGGTACGCGGGCCTGCCGTGGCGGGAGTCGTTCACCCTCGGAGTGCTGCTGAACACCCGCGGACTGACCGAGCTGGTCGTCCTCCAGATCGGCCACGAGGCGGGCATCATCGACGGCCCGCTGCTCGCGATACTCACCGTGGTCGCCCTGGTCACCACCCTGATGACCGGACCGCTGCTGAAGCTCACCGGCCGGCCGGCCCCGGCCCCGGACATCCGCGCACAGGAGGACGCAGCCGCTGACCACTGA